In Runella sp. SP2, the genomic window GAACCTGGTATGGCGTGGAATTGGTGTATTCATTTAGCTAAGTATTGTGAGTTACACGTTATTACAGAAGGGGAATTCAGAGACAAAATAGAAGCAGAACTACCCAAGTTACCTCAAGCCAAAAACCTCCACTTTTATTACAACCCTGTACCTGAACGAGTTAGAGAGATGTGCTGGAACCAAGGGGATTGGCGGTTTTACAAGTACTATCAAGATTGGCAATGGAAAACGTATCAAATTGCGTTGGGAATCGTCCAGCAAACCCCCATTGGCATTATTCATCAGCTCAATATGATTGGATTTAGGGAGCCTGGTTACTTATGGAAAATTGAGCAAATTCCGTTCGTTTGGGGGCCTATAGGAGGATTAAAACAATTTCCTATACGCTACCTGACAAGTGGTAGCTTGAAAATTGTGATGTATTTTATTCTTAAAAATTGTCTAAATATACTCCAAGTAAAATATAATAAAAGAATTAGGTTAGCATTTCAAAGTTCTTCTATTTTGGTTAGTTCAATTCCTAACTCTTATGTTGCAATTAAAAAGTATATTGGTAAAGACTCTATTTTAATCCCTGAAACGGGTTGTTATCCTAGTAATAGTGTTCCATTTGATCGATTTGATAAATCAGACTTTAATGTTCTTTGGGTTGGAAAATTTGATTTTAGAAAGCAACTCCATTTAGCTTTAGAAGCTCTTGCCTTATCAAATAACAAAAGAGTTATACTCAATATTTTTGGTACAGGTAACGAGCGTACTCTTATGAAGTACCAAAAGCTTTGTGATAATTTAGGAATTTCTGAGCAGGTTATATGGCATGGTGTAAAATCAAATGAGATTATTTTATCTATAATGAGGAGTGCTCAGCTGCTATTTTTTACAAGTGTAAGTGAAGATACCTCTACGGTGGTTTTAGAAGCATTAAGTAACCAACTACCAGTTTTATGTTTTGATACTTGTGGATTTGGAGCTATTATTGATGAAAAAGTAGGAATTAAAATAAGCTTAACAAACCCCAGTCAATCGGTACACGACTTTGCTCAGGCACTCAATTATTTAGAAAGCAACAGAGACATTTTAAAAGAACTTTCAGCCAACTGTGTAGCACGCCAGCGCGAACTCTCATGGGATAACAAAGCGCTTCAGATGGTGAATCTTTATCAAGAATGTTTGTCTAAAACTTCCTCAAAATCAGAAGAAATAGCCTAACAGGTTACTTCTCTGCTTCCTCTATCATTTATTCATTTCAAGCTGCTTTTTCAAGCAGGCAGGTATTGCTATGCTTTCGTATAAAACTAGTTGTCACACCTAATAACCTGTTTTACTATGCTAATGCAACAAACTCGGTTGTTGACCATACCCCTTAACCTTGGGGGGTATTCTCATTTTGTAGATTCTATTTTTGAGCTAGCTACCAAACGCACGTCATCGTACGTATGCGTGGCCAACGTTCATACCTGTGTGGAATCGTACCGCAACAAGGACTTTTCCAACGCCATTGCCCAAGCGGACATGGTCACGCCCGATGGAATGCCGCTCAATTTGGCGCTTCGGTGGTTGTACCAACTGAAACAAGAACGAATTGCGGGACCTGATTTGATGCCCGTGCTCCTGCGTGAATCCGAAAAAAGGAAATTGAAGGTCTTTTTTTACGGTTGTACCCAAGAAGTGCTTGACACAATCAAAGAAAAATGCCGCGTTGACTTCCCTCAACTCGAAATTGCGGGCATGATTTCTCCGCCTTATCGGGGGCTCACCAACGAAGAAGTGCTTTCGTACCAGCAAACCATCAACGATTCGGGGGCCAACCTTGTGCTGGTGTCGTTGGGTTGCCCCAAACAAGAACGCTGGATGGCGAGTATGAAAGGAAAAATTGACGCCGTTATGATTGGGGTAGGGGCGGCCTTCCCGATGATGGCAGGGGTTGAGCGCCGTGCTCCCCGTTGGATGCAACGCATTTGTTTGGAGTGGCTATTTCGTATGCTGTGCAATCCCCGTCGTTTGTTTAAACGGTACGTTGTAACCAACACCTATTTCCTCTATTTACTCCTGCTCGAAAAATTTCGTCTTAGCCTTTTTAGTCCTCCCATTACTCCCCAACGCCGTATCGTCGAATATTACATTTAATAGTTGCCCTTTTATCCTAGCCTAACGCCATCAAAGTTATCTCCCAATACCTACTTATTTTTTGAAACACAATTCCCTAAAATAATTATTAATCAACCATTTTATTCACAATGAAAAATCGCTCATTTTCACTGATTGTGTACCTACTTGCCCTGACAGCGGCGATGTACAATTGTAAAAAAGGGGATCCCCTGGAACCCGATGCTGACTTGGTAGAAGAGCTAACAAGTATTAAGTTGGATACTGTTTCGTTAACCAAACCTGCCGCAGTGACCAGTACGCCCGCTATGGTAACTCCCTCCGCTCAGGCAACAGCAGTGGCTAGTGGGGTTGCTTCCATCGCTAGTTCAGGAACTGTTCCTGCGACGGTAGCGACGGCTGCGAGTGATGTGAAAGCAGCCATCTCCACGGCTGAAGTAACTAAATTAGCCACCATTCCCGCATCCACTATTTCGGCGGTGGCAGGAGGTGGTGCTTTACCTGCCGACTTGAAGAGCATTTTGGACAAAGCCAGTGCTGACCCTAAGTTAAAGGCATATTTACCTACGTTTACGCTTCCGACGGTCAATGGTAAAGCCATTCCTGCCCGTACGGGTGGGGTAGAGGGTATTGCCCACACGGACGGCATTGATGGAATCACGGCTTCGCCCGAGTGTATAAAAAAAGGAGAGGATGCCTTTCAAACCAAAAAATCGGAGCTAGATAAGGCTAAAACTGACGAGCTTGCACGGGTTCAGAGTGCGTATAATGCCGCAACTAGCACCCTAGCTGCCCAAGAAACGACCTGTAAGAGTAGCCTTCCTAACAAGTATGCGGCCATTCGTGCCGCTGCGCAAGCGGCTTATGATGCTGCTAAGAAAGATTTGGATGCGGCCAAGACAGTATTAGGAGAAGAGACATTTACGTTACTGGATGCGTTGAATAGTTTGGCCTTGTTAGGGAATTTGTCAACGGTCAATACCTTAGAATCGGCTGATTCTAAGGCTTGCACCGAGCTAGTCGCGGCTTTGAAGGCGGCAGCAGATGCCGCAAAAAAGATCAATGATGATGCCGTAGAAGCTAATTATCAAAAGGCATTAAAAGAAGCAAATGATGCCAAAACTGCCGTAATCGAAAGTTGTCACAATCAAGGATAAATAATCAAAGTGCAAACTAAACGTATGAAAATGGTTGAGAATGGGAGCAACAAGTACATCATTGGTGTGCTTGTTCTGCTCCTATTTTCTCTTCGCCTTTTTTCCCAAACCAACTTGTCTGGGAAGCCTGGGTTATTATATACTCCTTCAGCTCTAGAACTGAAAGACGGTGATTTTCAGTTTGGGTACAACTACAACCCTATTCATTACGGTTTGATTGGGGCAAAGAAAAATCCAGAACAAGTGTGGTATGCACGGCTAACCCTCATACCTCGTTTTGAAATTTCTATTTCGTTGCTCCAAATGCTTAACTCTAAATACCGAGATGTGAGTCAAATTCAAGGAATCGGGGATCGTTCCATGGATTTTCGTTATCTTATTTTGCGTGAGACGCCCAAGAGACCTTCACTAACAGTCATCATGACGGCTCCATTTATTATTCATGGTCCTATGCTCACCCACGTTTTAGTTGCCACCAAAAACTTCACATTGACCGATTCTTGGAAACTTGAAACGAGTATCGGTTATGGAAGTCCGTATTACATTTACCGAGCAGTGTCCAATAACTCTAACTCAACGTTTTTAAAAGGGTTCGTTTTACAAAAAAAGAGCACCAATAATTTTAAAAACCACTACCTCGAAGGCCCCTTCGGAGGTGCTATCCTTCATTTTAGGAAAAAAGCGGGTCTTATGGTCGAGTATGACTCACAGCACATCAACGTCGGAGGGTACGTTACCTTTTTTAAAAAATGGACGCTACAAGCAGGTCTGCTCAACGGTGATCAAGTGATGTTTGGCACGTCGCTGAATACCAATCTTTTAAAATCCCTCACTTTTCTCAAAAAGAAGTAACCCATGACTCGACTTTTATGCTTAGGGATGCTGGTATTGGTTGTTTGCATCAGGGGGTATTCCCAGCAGAAGCCTCTTTCGGTTGCCTTCGAAAATGTGAGCCAACAGCAAAATCACTTTTATTATGAACAGCGCTTGTACCGCAACCCATTGAAGGGAATGGTGGAGTTAAGTAAAATTCTTGCTATCCCCAACGATTCTATTGCTTACACCCCTCTTTTTCAGGGCATTCCCCTAGCTACCTATCGTTTTTCAGGCATTGGTGACGTTCGACCTATTACAGCCATTGAACAAAAAATTGTGACTAATAAGTATCACTTTCCTCTCCAAAAAAAGTACAAAGTTGACGTTTGGCTTCAGCCCGTTTTTCGGGCAAAATTTGGTTACTACAAAAAACCAGTTCGGAGTAACGCCAGCCTTTTGCTTCAAAGTCAGCTGTATCTATGGGCGGGTTTGAGTGTCAATTTTGGTGTTCTTTTTCCCCTTACCAACGACTTGGACAACCGTCCTCAGATCATCCGCCCCGCTCCGCTGTTTATTAATCAGTTTTACAAAAGAGCCAACCATTTTGTGAGTGCCACGGTAGGTTTATTTCACAATGATCAGTACGGAATTAACCTTCAGTACCGTCAGACCGATTTTAAGAGCGCTTGGTCGTACGGGGTTGAACTTGGCCTAACGGGTATGTATTATTATCCCCGCGGCGGTTTGTATAACGAAAAAATGGACAAACTATTGGCGTTAATGGATGTCGAGTACCGTTTTCAGAAGCTGGATTTACTGCTAAAAGCAACCGCAGGGCAATTTATGTACGGGGATAAAGGGGTTCGGTTCGATTTTATTAGGCAGTATTCCAACGTTGAAATTGGGCTTTTTGCCGTTGGTACTCAAAACGGCGCAACGGCGGGATTCAATTTTGCCGTGCCCATTCCTCCTGGTAAAATTATCCAAAGCAAGAAGTTTCAGTTTCGTACTGGACAGGAGTTTCGTTGGGAATATTTGTACGCAGGAGGTTATCGCATCGGAGAACGCTATCAAACGGGCTACCAACTCGACCAACGGTTGCGGCAGTATCACCAGTGGTATTTGAATCGTCAGTTTAAAAAATGAAAATCCTTCTCTCTTTTTTACTGCTCTTGGGTGGCTACCAAACTTTGGCGTCGTCCGACAATAAAAAGACGCCGTCGCGTTGGTGGCCGCAAGGGCTGAGCCTCCAAGCTGGTGTAACGGGGGTAGGGGTACAAGGCGCTTGGCGGTTGCCTAAGCGTCCGCAGTGGGTGGTGCGGGTAGGAGGTAGCTATTTGGGCTACAAAAAAAAGCATCAATTTGATTTGGGAGATAGTTCGATTGTGGAGTTTCGCCCTGATTTTGTCATTGGCTTGGTGCAGAGTTCGGTCAAATGGCAGCCTTTTCGTCGTTCGTCATTCTTCTTAACTGCAGGGGCAGGCTACACTTGGCGACCCGACGTTCGGCTTCAGCTCCAAGCACTGAGTCCCATCGAACTGGGTGGCATTCAAATGAAACCCGAGGAATTTGGCACCATCGACTTACGCGTCAGATGGTCTTCGGTGGTGGGCTACGCAGGACTAGGCATGGGGCGTTCGATTCCTAAACGTCGTTGGGGCTTCGGGTTTGAGCTAGGTTGTTATTATTGGGGCAAACCCAAACTAAGCGCTGATTATGAAGGGTTTTTAGAAACTACTACCCTCGACGAACAACTCCCAATGATAGAGCGCAACATGCGAGGGTATCGGTTTTTGCCCAATCTCCAAGTCGTTCTTTCGTATTCGCTCGTTAGAAAAACTCAAAAATAATGTATCGCATTTCGGCGTTTTGTTTGCTGTTCTTTTGTTTTCTGTGGGCGTGTAAAAACCCCTTGGATGGTTTTGAGCTACGCTTTAAGAAACCATTTCCAGTGGCTTTGGATGTGCAGTATTACACCAAAGGAGGATTGGAAGTGCCTACCGATGCCCAAGTACTCATCACGGGGCCTGATGCAGCAAGGGTGATTACGACCGTAGAAACCAAAAAGTTTCGACTGACGGGCGACGGTACTTTGTTTTTATCCATTGATTCCTTGGGGCCACGGCCTAGCGCGCAAAATCCGTTGCGTTTTACGGTGGTGGTAAAATCGCGAGGAGAGTTGGAGGCGGTGCTGCCTGTTGAATTAAGGGATGATAAGCAACGATCGGTTACGTTGGTTTTTCAACCCCAAGAGGCAACCAACACGAAAGTGAACGTTTCCCAACGGTCGAGCAGTAATGCGGGCCGAATCGACTCGGATTGGATCCTCGAAACGCCCGAACTTGTGGGAGCTAATCAATCAAAAGTCAAAGCTACGGTTTCACAAGCAAGCATCGTAAAAGATGCGGTGGGAAAAGAAATTGCGGGGACTTTAACGGCCCGATTTCAGGTAGTCGATATTACCAAACCCCATGATAATTTTTTAATTAACCCCATTATGAATGCTACCATAGCCCGCCCTTTGCTCAAAGATGGTAGTGGGGTAGGTAGTAATCAGCAGTTTACGCAACTGGCGGGAGCTTTTTTGTTACAAATTTACAATGAGCAGTTTCGTCTTGTCAAATCCTTGACCAGCTCCATCAAAGTTCGGTTTTCGGTTTCTTCACAGCTTTATCATCCACAAGAGCGGCGATTAATTAAGGAGGGGGATGAAATTCCGCTGTATAGCTACGACGCAGCGACCGATACGTGGCAAACGGAGGCATTTGGGAAAGTGGTAAAAGGGACAGAGGGAAGTTTGGCTTACGAAGCGGAACTACCCCACTTATCACTCTGGGTAGCAGGGTTTACCAAGCAAAAATGCGAAACGGGCCCAAGTTTTAAAATCAAAAGCAGCCTTCCCGCCAGCGACTTACAGTATCAGTGTGAAGTACTTGCTGACGGTACCAATACTCGTTTACAAGTATTCAAATCGACGATTAATAACGGAGAGGTAATTCGGGTAAACGGTTTGGAGAGTGACCAATACGTGCGCCTTCGAATCACGGACGCTTTGGGCTCGGCTACGGTTACCTCAGAAGTAATCAATGGTTGTGGTGGTACCGAACAAGTGTTGGATGTGTCGTCGTTCAAAAAACAGATTCTCAAGTGTACGACGGGGCCAGGTTTTCAAATAAAGAGCAACCTGCCACCAAGCGACTACCGTTATAACTGTGTGGTTGTCAACGCCGAAACCAATGCTACCCTTCAAAGTTTTCAAACGACGGCCAACAACGGGGAAGTGATTCGACTCAATGGTTTGGATAGCGACCAGAAAATTCGTTTGAAGCTATCGGACATTGTAAGTAGTGCCGTAGCAGTTTCGGAAGCGGTGGATGCTTGTGCCACCTCCGTACAGTCGTTAGATATTAGTTCGTTTAAACTTCCCCCTCAGCGTTGTACTGCATCGCCCATTTTTAAGATACAAAGTACCTTACCCGCCAGTGATCGTACTTATACCTTTGAAGTAATAAAACCTGACTCCAAAAATCGCTTACAAGTTTTTCAATCGACGGCCAACAACGGCGATTTTATTCGGCTAAGCGGGTTGTACGATAACACGGGGCCAATTCAGTTACGTATATTTGACATAGTTAGCGCGACGGTTGCCACTTCTGCCGTTGTAGAAGCGTGCAGTAATACCACGTATTTATTGGTTCTCGAAGGGTTTCAAACCCCCGCACCTCGTTGTGCTTCGACCCTAAATTTTAGAATAAAAAGCAGTTTACCCAACAGCTCGCACCAATACACCTTTGAGGTGATTAATGCCAAGACCAACGGTACGATGCAAAAATTCCAGTCCACGGCCAACAACGGTGACATTGTTCGTATCAATGGCTTGTACAGCGACGAAACAGTTCGACTACGGATAACGGATTTGTTTAGTACAGCTACTGTTCAGTCGGTTGGTTTGGCGGCATGTACCACCACTACCCAAGAAATAGACCTCACTTCGTTTAAAGCTCCGCCTACCAAGTGTCCCACTCCGCTAACGTTTACGGTGAAAAGTAGCTTGCCAGTAAGCGATCGGGTGTATGATTGTGAATTGCTTAATGCCACAACTAACGTTATTCTGAGGTCATTTCAAAGCAGGTTGAGTAGTGGTAGTACAATAAGAATCAGTAACTTAGAGTCGGGGGGGCAGGTAAAACTGAAAGTTTATGACAACCAAAGCTCGGCCATTGGAATCTCAAGTGCAGTAGATCCTTGCTCGGCCACTGCCCAAACGATTGACTTGTCGTCGTTTAAAGTACCTTCCAGTTTACAGTCAGGAGAAGTGCGTATTACGTTACAGTTTCCTTGTAAAGCATTGGATGAACCCAAACTTCCAACCCGCGAGCTATTTGGAAGATTTCGGGAAACGGGAACGCTGCAATGGAAAAACTTGCCAAGCATGAAATATATATCGGGTCAAACGTCTTTCAGCATTGTTACCGATTTATTGGTTGTTGGCAAAACCTACGATTTTCAAGTTGGCCCTGCGCCAGGCTACTATTCCTTTAGCGAAAATGCTTACACCCTTCGAAAAGCCGATTGGGTGATACGGATTGATACGGACGAGTATTGCAAGAAATAGAAGTTTTAAAATTGGAAGAGGATGTCAGTATTGAATGTATTATCTCCCTCGCCTGATTTTCGAATCAGGCGTCGAAAAAATCATTTAAGGCTATTAAGTGATTTTATAGTCATAGCTATAGTGTATGTATTTAGTACACTTTGTTGTCAAAGAGAATTGAGCCAAATAAATACGCTCATTATCATTGGTTTGTTACTTGTTTGGTACTTTTCAAGTAAATTTATTAAAATTTATGACGACTTTAGATTTTCATTATTTACTGATGAATTACTAAGCTTACTTCCTAATTTAATTGTTCAACTGGTTGTACTATCAATTTCATTGTTTTTGCTCGATGATCATTTTCACGCAAGAATATTTACGGTAATATATGCGACAACATTAATGGTTACTGTCGGTTTTAAAATGTATTTTACCCGTAGTTTATTATTGTACTGGTACGCACGAGGTATAAACCAAAAAAAAGTAATAGTTGTAGGAGATTTTCCTTCCGTTCATGAATTTATTGACTTGATTCAGAAAAAGCCCCAATCTGGCTATAAAATTGCAGGAGCACGCGCCCATGATTTTGTAAAAAATGAGAAATCAACTTTACAAGAAACGTTGATTTTTCTGAAAAATACCCCAATCAATGAAATAGATGAACTGGTTATTGCGGTTCAAAAATTTAGCGAAACATACGTAGCAGGCTTGATTGAATGGGCCGATAAACAGGGTGTACCTGTTAAGTTTACTCCTGGCTTTTTTCAGTTAAATGCCTCCCGTTATTCGTTTGAATTATTTGGACAATACCCGTTGGTAACCGTACGAAGTACGCTGTTAGATTTGAATTACTGGCAAGGGGTAAAACGTGCTTTTGATGTTGTTTTTAGTATATGTTTTTTGTTGTTGATTGCGTTGTGGTTGTTTCCAATCATAGCGCTGGCGATAAAAATTAACTCCAAAGGACCCGTGTTTTTTATCCAAGGCCGTTGGGGGCAAAAAGGAAAAATTATCAAAGTGTGGAAGTTCAGAACGATGTATCACGGCGCATCGACCATCAAAAAGGAGGGAGGCTTTAATCAAACCACTTCCAATGATCCACGGGTGACGCGCGTCGGGCAGTTTTTACGAAAAACCAGTTTGGACGAACTTCCGCAGTTTATCAACGTTTTTTTGGGGAGTATGTCAGTGGTGGGGCCTCGCCCACATGCTACAAAGCACAGCGAAGAAACCCTCCCACTGATAGATAATTACATGATTCGGCACCGCGTTAAGCCA contains:
- a CDS encoding glycosyltransferase, coding for MLKVLINAYACSPHMGSEPGMAWNWCIHLAKYCELHVITEGEFRDKIEAELPKLPQAKNLHFYYNPVPERVREMCWNQGDWRFYKYYQDWQWKTYQIALGIVQQTPIGIIHQLNMIGFREPGYLWKIEQIPFVWGPIGGLKQFPIRYLTSGSLKIVMYFILKNCLNILQVKYNKRIRLAFQSSSILVSSIPNSYVAIKKYIGKDSILIPETGCYPSNSVPFDRFDKSDFNVLWVGKFDFRKQLHLALEALALSNNKRVILNIFGTGNERTLMKYQKLCDNLGISEQVIWHGVKSNEIILSIMRSAQLLFFTSVSEDTSTVVLEALSNQLPVLCFDTCGFGAIIDEKVGIKISLTNPSQSVHDFAQALNYLESNRDILKELSANCVARQRELSWDNKALQMVNLYQECLSKTSSKSEEIA
- a CDS encoding WecB/TagA/CpsF family glycosyltransferase, with protein sequence MLMQQTRLLTIPLNLGGYSHFVDSIFELATKRTSSYVCVANVHTCVESYRNKDFSNAIAQADMVTPDGMPLNLALRWLYQLKQERIAGPDLMPVLLRESEKRKLKVFFYGCTQEVLDTIKEKCRVDFPQLEIAGMISPPYRGLTNEEVLSYQQTINDSGANLVLVSLGCPKQERWMASMKGKIDAVMIGVGAAFPMMAGVERRAPRWMQRICLEWLFRMLCNPRRLFKRYVVTNTYFLYLLLLEKFRLSLFSPPITPQRRIVEYYI
- a CDS encoding YjbH domain-containing protein — encoded protein: MKMVENGSNKYIIGVLVLLLFSLRLFSQTNLSGKPGLLYTPSALELKDGDFQFGYNYNPIHYGLIGAKKNPEQVWYARLTLIPRFEISISLLQMLNSKYRDVSQIQGIGDRSMDFRYLILRETPKRPSLTVIMTAPFIIHGPMLTHVLVATKNFTLTDSWKLETSIGYGSPYYIYRAVSNNSNSTFLKGFVLQKKSTNNFKNHYLEGPFGGAILHFRKKAGLMVEYDSQHINVGGYVTFFKKWTLQAGLLNGDQVMFGTSLNTNLLKSLTFLKKK
- a CDS encoding undecaprenyl-phosphate glucose phosphotransferase; this translates as MSVLNVLSPSPDFRIRRRKNHLRLLSDFIVIAIVYVFSTLCCQRELSQINTLIIIGLLLVWYFSSKFIKIYDDFRFSLFTDELLSLLPNLIVQLVVLSISLFLLDDHFHARIFTVIYATTLMVTVGFKMYFTRSLLLYWYARGINQKKVIVVGDFPSVHEFIDLIQKKPQSGYKIAGARAHDFVKNEKSTLQETLIFLKNTPINEIDELVIAVQKFSETYVAGLIEWADKQGVPVKFTPGFFQLNASRYSFELFGQYPLVTVRSTLLDLNYWQGVKRAFDVVFSICFLLLIALWLFPIIALAIKINSKGPVFFIQGRWGQKGKIIKVWKFRTMYHGASTIKKEGGFNQTTSNDPRVTRVGQFLRKTSLDELPQFINVFLGSMSVVGPRPHATKHSEETLPLIDNYMIRHRVKPGITGWAQVNGYRGETHEIGLMRKRVEYDIWYIENWSLLLDIQVIFKTVYNMMKGEPQAY